The following nucleotide sequence is from Trifolium pratense cultivar HEN17-A07 linkage group LG2, ARS_RC_1.1, whole genome shotgun sequence.
CATACTTATCATATGCAGATTAAACGGATTCTTAaagattaaaagaaaatattgaaattgaacACATTACAATGATCAATTCTAACCTAACAAATATTTCAaggactaaaacaaaataacaatgtTCAAAAGAAATAAGTGATATATTTGCAAGtaaaagaaataagaaaaattttacaaCGACTAAactgaaaaataatatattaatatatttacatgtacaaagaaatatatataaattaaccatacataaagtatatattgatatggttttttgtgtttttgtattgcggaatttggtgagatataaatttagggagaaaactctcctcaaatatagggttatatgaagaatactaaagttcttgttttattcattatgcttatggctctatatatagagctacataaaaacaaatcatatatttttaaaacaaaactaatcctataataaattctaaacaaatcttaaatattctaaatagaaatataaatcataaaacctaatattatcatattttaaatataaatctaaataatatttaaatctaagatcttccaaaaaagatatttaggcattattcccaacactcctccttgactGAATATCTTTTTGTTGTATCCAATCTGAGATTTGCACtgaaattttattgtattttttgtttatcaagCCTCTCCTCTTTGACCGAATATCTTTGTGTTGTATCCGACCTGAGATTTGAGttgaaaaaacttttttttttgaacactcCTCCTCGACTGAATATCTTTGTGTTGTATCCAGCATGAGAttcatgttgatttttgttgttgttgttgttcatccACATTCTTTGTTGCTGTTTTTGTTTAACACTCCTCCCTGACTGAATATTTTTATGTTGTATCCAGCCCGAGAttcatgttgatttttgtttttgttgtctACATCTTCATATGAGACTTGagcttttttcatgtatttgttATGGTTATACATGAAACTATCTCGCATATAACATATGAAAGATGCAGGTTATGGTTATGGTTTTTCTACAACTTCATATGAGACTTGagcttttttcatgtatttgttATGGTTATGGGTTATATAATACATGAAACCATCTCGCATATAACGTATGAAAGGTGTAGGTTAtggttatggtttttggctatgggttgtttttctcttctttttcacatCTTCATAATAAAGATGCAATCAAGGTTATGGGTTGTTGATTTCAtggtttcttctttttcttcgtcttcatcatcttcttccatCTTCACAGATCTGAACCTTAGCGCTCTGATGccactgatatggttttttgtgtttttgtattgcggaatttggtgagatataaatttagggagaaaactctcctcaaatatagggttatatgaagaatactaaagttcttgttttattcattatgcttatggctctatatatagagctacataaaaacaaatcatatatttttaaaacaaaactaatcctataataaattctaaacaaatcttaaatattctaaatagaaatataaatcataaaacctaatattatcatattttaaatataaatctaaataatatttaaatataagatcttccaaaaaagatatttaggcattattcccaacatatataactcaaaatattaGACATCAAATTTTAACATTTCATCCTCACATGTGAAAAGAAAGGGTAGTCAAAATCCATTGAATATAGACCATTGAGAAAGGTGAGTGCATTCAACACTAAGACTACGCTTTCCCTATGGAAAGAAAACATTTGGAATCCATAATTGTCgtaaacaataatatatatttggagCAAGACGTCAGTGTTTTGATTGTGAAAATATGATATAGCACACATGCATTTTAGATAGATTTTGATGCATCTTAAAAGTTAGGTCgagtttaattcaatttttataaaattcacatGTTAGACAAACATAATTTCCAATtataaatagtatatttttagATTATATCTTGTGCAGTTTTAGCGACTTTTAACAATCCATATTTATGGGTGAACGATGTACTATCAAAGGCAAGTATTTTTGGTTGGAGTTTATTATTAGCTAGATAACCGACACGTATGGCCTTGGCAAGCAAGGGTATCATTGTTAATCCGCGCGAAACATTGTTAAGCAAGGGAGGACGAAGACAttcaacatttattttttaattgctcTTTTTCGACTCTAGTTTGGatgaatatttataaatagttgaaggtgaaatttatttcttttgaggAAGTTTGGATTCATTTCAATTCATTTGGTGATTTGGTGAGGAACAAGAAAGGAATGAAGGCTCGTCATTTGATTTGGTTAACTACTACTTGGAGTATTTGGAGACTACGTAATAGTATTTTGTTCCGAGGAGGAGCTGCAAATTTGTCTTCAATAGTTAATCAGATTGTCAATATTTCCTGGTTTTGGTTTATCAGTAGGATAGGGAATGCTTCttctcttgttttttttttattggtgtaaTGATCCATTATGGTGTTTTCAAAACATCTAATAGTGTTTCTCGAATTGTAATGGTTGAATACACCTTGTacttcttataattcaatttttgcttataaaaaaaatccatattaACTCGGGTGAAGAAAATCTGTAATAAGTCCGTAATATAATACTAGTATATAAcatgattaaatatgttttagttttataaaattatgaaattttaagTTTAGTCTCTCAAtaatttattcacttttaatcctaatttgtattttataggAACTATTTTCAGGattaaaagtatattttttctataaaatattttcaaaatggAGACTATTTTTTCAAACTAGCATGGAGgactgaaattttaaaatttaatatggaATAAACCTAAAagcttataattttattaatcactaaaaatatatttaacatttcAACACACACTGTTTTTTCTGGTCAAAACACACACTCTGTTCTACTAGGTAACATTCATATTAGTTCCATTAAATCAAATTTATACAAATTTGGTATGaattttaaacaataaataaGTTTATCTTAGAAAGTGTTTGTTAGTGAATACTAACTGAATATGTATCTTGCACGTTATTGGAAAAACAAGACAAGGAAATGGTTAGGTTCACGTCATGTGAATTGTGAGATAAATCTTAAATTCTTAATGGTCATGCATGTGGAGTGAATTGACAACCTTAccataatttatattgtttaatttatagtttatacGCGTCAATTTATGATGTATAAGTAACataaattttacattaaatcGTCTCATAAGTcttagctcaactgacaaaaatattgaaattgttaggtcATGCATCGTGACCCGGGTTTGAACCtgggatctcacaattatgtgagtttaatttctttggattaccacttcatctaagataaaaaaaaaaaattacattaaatcaAAGGATTGATCTGGTGGTAAAAAGACACGTCTTAAATTCGAGAAGTTCCAGGTTCGACCGTTATATGAATTTTAAGGTCTTCCCTATCTTGAACTGAGCCACCATCCTCTCCcactaaattttttcttataaaaaaaaaaagaaagattaattttactttattatacacaatttaatttttattaatggatTAAAATCAGATACAATatgatttattgatttttttaagtaatttagtGACTTTGAATTTCATACTCAAGGTGAATAAGTGGCTAAAATAGTGGGTGTAGCAATGAATGGGAATTGGAGTCTCAAATTTGCTTTGATACTTGATACTTGGAGTCCATGGGAAAGAGGACTTCCGGAAGATTAGAGTGTATTCATATTCCTTGATAGCCATAAGATGAATGCCCTCTTACTCATCCTCTACGTACCCCCGTGGAAAATGTGCTTCATATTCATCACAGTGACTGAGAACTCTATCGAAGCAAATCATGTGGCTAACCATGTGGCGAAATATGGATTATCCTTGATTCCTAATGCACATGCCAACTTCAAATTTCTGTTGATCATTGAAAACACCAAAaattcttaaaacaaaaatgaaagttAAAAGGACAAAAGATTATGATAACAGagatttttattcctttttaatAAATCTAGTAgttaaaattttatctttaagatgaataaatagAGCATACGAAGTTTGAACCACaatccttatatatatatatatatatatatatatatatatatatatatataatataatctcTCTACCATCTtaactagagctgtcaaaacgggcggtcCGGCCATTTTCGGGCCGGCCCAGTCGGGCTTCGTCAGGCCGGactaaaaagcccggataaaaaacgggctaccaaaattagtgttCGAGCTcagcccggcccggtacgggtagtcAGGCTTTCGAGCCGgcccgttttttttttttacttctagtgctcaaactcaaccatgtaaataacattaataattctcgcgcgtcctattttttactcatcagctatatatatatatatataataattcttgcgcgccgtatttttactcatcccctctctacgagtttctcgcgcgccctatttttactcatccactacctacgagtttctcgcgcgtcatatttttactcatccgctacctacgactttctcgcgcgccctatttttactcatcctctacgtacgagtttctcgcgcgccctatttttattcatctactacgtacgagtttctcgcgcatcctatttttactcatttgctacctacgagtttcttgggtgccctatttttactcatctgctatacttaagtagcggatagtgttttataatttatattacaaactaatttcaaattatcaaaaacaaattatttatatttatattttattttttaatttttaatttttacatcctatttttttaatttttaactggCCTTTATCGAGCCGGACTAAAAAATCTGGAAATAATTCAGGTTAGAATTTTCAAAGTCCGAGCCCaaaaaaaaatcgggcttggcggaCCAGCCTATTCgagctagcccattttgacagctctaatctTAACTTACTTGGGGGAAGGACAAAAAGATTagtaaatatagaaataaaaataaaatggtaggttttataaagaaaataaaacatacTATAGGATTGTAATGTTCCACGAGGTTATTTTATAATGGTCCCCACTCCCCACATTCACACAAAAAACaccttcatcttttttttttgacgcaaaaaaaaaaagcacctCCATCTTAATAAATGTCCTAAACACATCCCAAAAGTTGTGGTCTCTGTTCTTCCTCCCTTTTTAAAAACCTTCATTCCAACACCAATTTCATCTTCACAATCACATTCATAtacaatctctctctctctctcaacacTTTTCACAACTACAAAACCAAGCATCAATTTTTcaagctaaaaaaaaaaccatacttAACCTATGGCGGCAGGACTAACCGCCACAATAACCTTACAACCCTTAAACCGTCACTATAAACCTTTGTTTCCTCATCTTCAAAAACAAACACCAACACTTATTTTTTCCCCTTTAAGATGTTTTTTACATCAAAAAACAACCTTAAAAACCCAAAGATTGAAAAACTTCACTCTTTGTGTTCTCATGGAAGACCCAAAACAAGATACCCAAATGGAAATTGAAGATGAAAAATCACCCcttttagagaataattatgtTCCTCAAATTGTGTCACAAAAAATGgaagagaaaatgaaaagaaaaaagtcaGAAAGGTTGACTTATCTTGTTGCAGCTGTTATGTCTAGTCTTGGTATAACATCTATGGCTGTTTTGGCTGTTTATTATAGATTTTCATGGCAAATGGAGGTAAGTGTTGAAATattgtttcttaattttttttatttttttttaaaatattttctttctattttatttattttttgtttatgtacattgttttttatttgaaaggATCTGAATCTGAAattgtgttttgtttatttaGGGTAGTGGAGAAATTCCTTGGTCAGAAATGTTTGGTACATTTGCTCTATCAGTTGGTGCTGCTGtaagttcaaatttttattttatttatgtttttaatgaaaaagtTCTAATTTTGTTTTAGTACTATTGTGGTGACTAATTTGCAACTGTTTAGTACTAAATTAAGCCTTTTTTATTCCTCAAAGGTTTCCAATTTCGATgactaattaaattatattatttttcttagagTTTAATTGACATTTTAATAAGAAATAACTTCATCCTATCTCAATACAACataacttgatgtatttggacaTAATACATCAACTTTGAACTAGATACATTTTATTGACAAAActttatcttatatttaaaattgaaggGACTATAATTAATGATGAACTCAAAGAATTGGGTGTGTTCATTATTAATTTTGGATAATAAATTCAAATGGGCATGTTTAATTTTCAGGTGGGTATGGAGTTTTGGGCTAGATGGGCTCACAAGGCTCTTTGGCATGCTTCCTTATGGCACATGCATGAGGTATGTATACTTccaattcttttctttttaaatttcgGATCTTGTTAATGAGTGTCTCCGAAATACTGTTTAATTATcttaaataatagtttttataaaattttatgaaaatgtatAAAGACAGtgcattgaaaattaaaatatttaattttttaaacaaataatttctttaaatggatTGTAGATAATCCCTTTAAATTTCTTAAGAATGCAAGAAACAAAAGTAGACATCAAAATTCAAACCTTCTtggtatttaatttattttttatgctaaGATTAATACCAAAAGCAAGGTTCAAGACCCATATGAAAAtgtgtataattttgattttacaCTTCATACAAGTTTTATACAATACTCCAACCAATAGCTATGGACTATCTGATACGTGCAAGCAAGCaagcaaagagaaaaaaacaaaaaatgaaattgaattgaattgaattttgcAGTCCCATCATAGAGCAAGAGAAGGAGCTTTTGAGTTGAATGATGTTTTTGCAATAATCAATGCTGTCCCTGCTATCGCTCTCCTTAACTTTGGTTTCTTCCACAAAGGTCTCATCCCTGGTCTTTGCTTTGGTGCGGTAagtttctctcttcttcttcttcttaattgCCAACTCTTGCGGTGAAGGGTTGGTTACCAATAACGTTTTTTGAAGTTAACAATTATAATTTGTTCTTATTATGTGTCATCTAAAAAGATATGTtatccctccgtcccaaaatataagcaaaaattgttcaatgaaagttgatgtatttggtttaaaatttagtccagatacattcacttttattgacctccttttacttatattttgggacggagtagtactCCGTAactcccaaaatataaataaaaatgagtcAAAAGAATTTGATGTACTCATTCTTGTcctgtatataaaaaaaatttagtttctaGATTTATTGTACTCCcccggtcctaaatataagagaaagtcAAATTAGATTCATTTACAGTCTAATGTATTTGGTATATATTATAGGCTATATATATTAGATtatcaataaatctaaaaattagattatctcttatatttaggactagATGGAGTATCTAGACAATATTAAAGTCTAGATACATCATTtatataatgaatctaaaatgtaaaatttttcttatatatatgacTGGAGGGAAGGgagtatttggttaaagatttggactaAATACGTTTACTTTTGTTGataaacttttgcttatatttggcCAACATAGAGAGGTTGAGCTCTCCCTAAGACGTATTGTTCTGGATTATCGGTGTCTTTTCATCTGATAATCAgaaggttaataaaaaaattactttcttttagtaataaattaaataaagaaatttttaaacaaattgGTTTAAAAATAAAGGTACTTGGTTTGAAAATTGgcattagcaaaaaaaaaaaaaaaagtatgtttatagaattt
It contains:
- the LOC123910101 gene encoding beta-carotene hydroxylase 2, chloroplastic-like, translating into MAAGLTATITLQPLNRHYKPLFPHLQKQTPTLIFSPLRCFLHQKTTLKTQRLKNFTLCVLMEDPKQDTQMEIEDEKSPLLENNYVPQIVSQKMEEKMKRKKSERLTYLVAAVMSSLGITSMAVLAVYYRFSWQMEGSGEIPWSEMFGTFALSVGAAVGMEFWARWAHKALWHASLWHMHESHHRAREGAFELNDVFAIINAVPAIALLNFGFFHKGLIPGLCFGAGLGITVFGMAYMFVHDGLVHKRFSVGPIANVPYFRRVAAAHKLHHSDKFDGVPYGLFLGPKELEEVGGLEELEKEISRRTKSYNNSS